One window of the Halococcus agarilyticus genome contains the following:
- a CDS encoding DUF7839 domain-containing protein — protein MTNADDAREAGVLRSKRNATRYRILTGIAERQPAVSQREVADAIGVTSQAVSDYLKDLIEEGYVEKHGRGRYEVTKEGVDWLMTRTDELRAFVDHVAADVIEEVEVDTALATTAIDEGSTVSLAMGDGVLRATAGGAGSATAIAVTDAAAGEDVGVTDFTGVLDYELGTVTVLSVPQVQDGGSAALDSETVADAAADHDLVATAGTEALAAARTADVDPDIRFGTATAVREAATKGLDVCLLAVADRLSAHTGELRDGNVSYEVVDATEP, from the coding sequence ATGACGAACGCGGACGACGCCAGGGAGGCAGGGGTGCTCCGGAGCAAGCGCAACGCCACCCGGTATCGGATCCTCACGGGGATCGCCGAGCGCCAGCCGGCGGTCAGCCAGCGCGAGGTCGCCGATGCGATCGGCGTCACCTCCCAGGCGGTGAGTGACTACCTGAAGGACCTGATCGAGGAGGGGTACGTCGAGAAACACGGCCGGGGGCGGTACGAGGTGACCAAGGAGGGCGTCGACTGGCTGATGACTCGGACCGACGAGCTCCGCGCATTCGTCGATCACGTCGCGGCGGACGTCATCGAGGAGGTCGAGGTGGACACCGCGCTCGCCACGACCGCGATCGACGAGGGATCGACGGTCTCGCTCGCGATGGGCGACGGCGTGCTCCGCGCGACGGCGGGCGGTGCGGGGAGCGCAACCGCGATCGCCGTCACCGACGCCGCGGCCGGCGAGGACGTCGGTGTGACGGATTTCACGGGTGTGCTCGACTACGAGCTGGGGACGGTGACGGTGCTGTCGGTGCCACAGGTCCAGGACGGCGGCAGCGCGGCGCTCGATTCCGAGACGGTCGCCGACGCCGCTGCGGACCACGACCTCGTGGCGACGGCGGGCACCGAGGCCCTCGCCGCGGCGCGGACGGCGGACGTCGACCCCGACATCCGGTTCGGGACGGCGACCGCGGTTCGAGAGGCCGCCACGAAGGGGCTCGACGTCTGTCTGCTCGCGGTCGCGGATCGACTGTCGGCCCACACTGGCGAGCTCCGCGACGGCAACGTGAGCTACGAAGTCGTGGACGCCACGGAGCCGTAG